Proteins from one Bufo gargarizans isolate SCDJY-AF-19 chromosome 8, ASM1485885v1, whole genome shotgun sequence genomic window:
- the DEXI gene encoding dexamethasone-induced protein: MFYVGLFFVNVLILYYAFLMEYIALNVGIVFLPEDMDQALAELGVLSDPASLLYDAGNDVDALDGFVD, from the coding sequence ATGTTCTACGTGGGATTGTTCTTCGTCAATGTGCTGATCCTGTACTATGCCTTCCTGATGGAGTACATCGCCCTCAACGTGGGCATCGTCTTCCTGCCCGAGGACATGGACCAGGCGCTGGCGGAGCTCGGAGTGCTGTCAGACCCCGCTTCTCTGCTCTACGACGCGGGCAACGACGTGGACGCGCTGGACGGCTTCGTGGATTAA